The Numenius arquata chromosome 7, bNumArq3.hap1.1, whole genome shotgun sequence genome has a window encoding:
- the HTR1E gene encoding 5-hydroxytryptamine receptor 1E, with protein sequence MNFTNCTTEANVAAKPKTVTEKMLITLTLATITTLTMLLNSAVIAAISTTKKLHQPANYLICSLAVTDLLVAVLVMPLSITYIMIGKWTLGYFICEIWLSVDMTCCTCSILHLCVIALDRYWAITDAIEYARKRTAKRAGLMIVTVWTISIFISMPPLFWRNHHSVNIPSECRIQHDHVIYTIYSTFGAFYIPLTLILILYYRIYHAAKSLYQKRGSSRHLSNRSTDSQNSFASCKLTQTFCVSDFSTSDPTTEFDKINASVRIPPFENDLDLAGDRQQISTTRERKAARILGLILGAFILSWLPFFIKELLVGLHVCTVSPEVADFLTWLGYVNSLVNPLLYTSFNEDFKLAFRKLIRCREHT encoded by the coding sequence ATGAATTTCACAAATTGCACCACTGAAGCCAACGTGGCTGCGAAGCCAAAAACAGTAACTGAAAAGATGCTCATTACCCTGACCTTGGCCACAATCACAACCTTGACTATGCTGCTGAATTCTGCCGTAATTGCGGCAATCTCCACAACCAAGAAGCTCCACCAGCCGGCAAATTATTTAATATGTTCACTGGCTGTGACAGATCTCCTTGTTGCTGTTCTTGTCATGCCCTTGAGCATCACTTACATAATGATAGGTAAATGGACTTTGGGGTACTTCATCTGTGAGATCTGGCTTAGCGTTGACATGACCTGTTGCACGTGTTCAATCCTTCATCTGTGTGTCATTGCCCTGGACAGGTACTGGGCAATCACAGATGCTATTGAATACGCCAGGAAAAGAACGGCAAAAAGGGCTGGGCTGATGATAGTCACCGTGTGGACTATCTCCATTTTCATATCAATGCCCCCTTTGTTTTGGAGAAATCACCACAGTGTCAATATTCCCAGCGAGTGTCGCATTCAGCACGATCATGTCATCTACACTATTTATTCCACATTCGGGGCATTTTACATCCCCTTGACTTTGATCCTGATCCTGTACTACAGAATCTACCACGCTGCAAAGAGCCTTTACCAAAAGCGGGGTTCGAGCCGCCACCTCAGCAACAGGAGCACCGACAGCCAAAACTCCTTTGCCAGCTGCAAGCTCACACAGACGTTCTGCGTCTCGGACTTCTCCACATCTGACCCCACCACGGAGTTCGATAAAATCAACGCCTCCGTGAGGATCCCTCCTTTCGAGAATGACCTGGACCTGGCTGGCGACAGGCAGCAGATCTCCACAACGAGGGAACGGAAGGCTGCTCGCATTCTGGGCCTGATTTTAGGTGCTTTCATTTTGTCCTGGTTGCCCTTTTTCATCAAGGAGCTGCTTGTGGGCCTCCATGTTTGCACTGTCTCTCCAGAAGTAGCAGATTTCTTGACCTGGCTGGGATATGTCAACTCCCTTGTCAACCCTTTGCTGTACACTAGCTTTAACGAAGATTTCAAGCTGGCCTTTAGAAAGCTCATCAGGTGTCGAGAACATACTTAA